One segment of Primulina tabacum isolate GXHZ01 chromosome 6, ASM2559414v2, whole genome shotgun sequence DNA contains the following:
- the LOC142548285 gene encoding microtubule-destabilizing protein 60-like — protein MDSSSKTAAAMVTPGKEKSSRSNLPKTDGSKKCSENFNPNLSSPNLKPSNSSSVINSEKSARKDFTRSPNPNQMASPLLKSKIRGRKFVIAKKKSRNEESNSSTSAVVCQKCEKTIKCLCVAHQSLRASQEEFFRNRGEIDNDVEFEKLKVYDDETVKAQIQVNPIGQDSDIINEGKIQGNDASSENGGEEGESGLKRSSDRLLEEARMASVPKPGSGRVMHLVKAFEKFKLIPNSNDLKEKEGEEVKDENKGLQWELNGLQQPPKFSKTEIPFSLFSPSDLLLTSESLGLDSNRSYSLDSSQGSISISLRTSADGRTSRRRSAESSVTFSRRHCKRKQLKPTSQKPFMLRTEQRGKCKEEEFTKKLQQMMEEEKKLRIPIAQGLPWTTDEPECLVKPPAKENTRPVNLVLHSDIRAEERAEFDHQVAKKMSVIEEYRMERERQQKLAEEEEIRRLRKEIVPKAQPMPYFDRPFIPRRSTKQPTIPREPKFHVPQQKKIKCCVSWDDNRSEYEG, from the exons ATGGATTCGAGTTCGAAGACCGCTGCTGCAATGGTTACTCCTGGGAAAGAGAAATCCAGCCGCTCAAATCTGCCCAAAACTGACGGTTCCAAAAAATGTTCGGAGAATTTCAATCCAAATTTGTCGAGCCCTAATTTGAAGCCCTCCAATTCTTCATCAGTTATTAACTCGGAAAAGAGTGCCAGAAAGGATTTTACCAGAAGCCCCAACCCTAACCAAATGGCTTCCCCTCTGCTGAAGAGCAAGATTCGTGGTAGGAAGTTCGTGATAGCAAAGAAGAAATCTCGAAATGAGGAATCAAACTCTTCGACCTCCGCTGTGGTTTGTCAGAAGTGTGAGAAGACCATCAAGTGCCTGTGTGTGGCCCACCAGAGTTTGAGGGCTTCTCAGGAGGAGTTTTTTAGGAATCGGGGGGAAATAGATAATGATGTTGAGTTTGAGAAGCTAAAAGTGTATGATGATGAAACTGTGAAGGCGCAGATACAAGTAAACCCCATTGGTCAAGACTccgatatcatcaatgaagggAAAATACAGGGAAATGATGCTTCATCTGAAAATGGTGGGGAAGAGGGCGAATCCGGGTTGAAGAGGAGCAGTGATAGGTTGTTGGAAGAAGCAAGAATGGCGAGTGTGCCAAAGCCAGGATCTGGAAGGGTGATGCATTTGGTGAAGGCATTTGAAAAATTCAAATTGATTCCaaattcaaatgatttgaaGGAAAAAGAAGGGGAAGAAGTGAAGGACGAAAATAAGGGGCTACAATGGGAGTTGAATGGACTTCAACAACCTCCTAAGTTTTCTAAAACGGAGATTCCATTCTCTCTGTTCAGTCCATCAGACCTTCTCCTTACATCAGAGAGCTTAGGTTTAGATTCCAATCGATCTTATTCGCTAGATAGCAGCCAAGGAAG CATTAGCATTTCACTCAGGACTTCGGCGGATGGTAGAACAAGCAGGCGGCGA AGTGCCGAATCATCAGTAACCTTTTCTAGAAGACATTGTAAGAGAAAACAGCTCAAACCAACCTCTCAAAAGCCCTTCATGCTCAGAACTGAG CAAAGAGGAAAATGCAAGGAAGAAGAATTCACGAAGAAGTTGCAACAAATGatggaagaagagaaaaaattgCGAATACCTATTGCTCAAGGTCTTCCTTGGACCACAGATGAACCAGAG TGTTTGGTGAAGCCTCCAGCTAAAGAAAATACTAGGCCTGTGAATCTGGTCTTGCATAGTGATATAAGGGCAGAGGAGCGGGCTGAATTTGATCATCAG GTTGCCAAGAAAATGAGTGTAATTGAAGAATACAGGATGGAAAGGGAGAGACAGCAGAAG CTTGCCGAAGAGGAGGAAATCAGAAGACTGAGAAAAGAGATTGTTCCAAAGGCTCAACCTATGCCATATTTTGATAGACCATTCATCCCCAGAAG GTCTACGAAGCAGCCTACCATTCCCAGGGAACCAAAGTTCCATGTACCCCAACAGAAGAAGATCAAGTGCTGCGTGTCCTGGGACGACAATCGCAGCGAATACGAAGGGTGA
- the LOC142548284 gene encoding small ribosomal subunit protein eS19z, with protein sequence MSTAKTVKDVSSHEFVKAYAAHLKRSGKMELPEWTDIVKTGVLKELAPYDPDWYYIRAASMARKIYLRGGIGVGAFRRIYGGSKRNGSRPPHFCKSSGSVARNILQQLQVLGIVEMEPRGGRRITSNGQRDLDQVAGRIVVVAT encoded by the exons ATGTCGACTGCGAAGACTGTCAAAGATGTCTCTTCTCACGAGTTCGTCAAGGCGTACGCCGCTCATCTCAAGCGCTCCGGAAAG aTGGAGCTTCCTGAGTGGACTGATATTGTGAAAACCGGTGTGCTGAAAGAGCTTGCTCCATATGATCCTGACTGGTACTACATCAGGGCTG CTTCCATGGCTAGGAAGATTTATTTGAGGGGAGGTATTGGCGTCGGTGCTTTCCGGAGAATTTATGGTGGGAGCAAGAGGAATGGGAGTCGTCCCCCTCATTTTTGCAAAAGCAGTGGGTCCGTTGCTCGTAACATACTTCAACAGTTGCAAGTATTGGGCATTGTCGAGATGGAACCAAGGGG CGGACGAAGAATCACTTCTAATGGACAAAGGGATCTTGATCAAGTAGCTGGAAGGATAGTTGTCGTTGCAACATAA